The sequence below is a genomic window from Coffea arabica cultivar ET-39 chromosome 8e, Coffea Arabica ET-39 HiFi, whole genome shotgun sequence.
GATCTAGAATATTATTGTTTAACGAATATAATTCAAACATGAGATATTTGTTTTGACTCAACTCTTTTGCAACTCTAAATAAATGTATATAGAGTATAGACCTGATTTTGATCCGCTATGAGAACCCTCTTAACTGCCAGATTTTCCATTGGCGGTAAGCATGGCAAGATCCATCTAATGTCAGTAAATCCATGCGTAGTTAGACCTGAGTTGTTGTCTAATTCGAATCGACTGGTACAATATttgtgtaaaatttgaatttataattgtataaaaattatgattatATCAAAACTATGTCCTTTGTACCAAATATTGTTAAGACTCATACAACCAGTTTAAAGTGGAGCTTGTGAGGGCCCAAGTCGTCTATAATGCAATGTAACGTACAGAGGACTTGAATTATTGTTGATACTTTCAGATGGAAGACATGTGTAAATAGTTATCGTGGCCTAGAAAAACAATTATCGTGAAGCAAAAAGTGTTTTAAAGTGACCAAGAaaaagaatttctcaaaaaattctaaataataaaaagatCTGAATTCTAATCAAGATCCAAATAGTATCAATACACACACCATAATAGTAAATACACGCATTATATTCgtatgtataatttttaaaaattttgcatTTCGTACATTCAAAATATACTTCACAAAATGCTCATCTTTTTCAAACGATTGTGTGAAACACGTAATAAACTTTTAAAGTATCATACTTCATGAATCATACTCCAATTTTtgaaaacattaaagttttgtATAAGGATAATGACATCTTCAAGTTGTAAACAAAAGAGCAACGATGTAGATAATAATTTCTAAGAAAATTACATATAAAAAATACAACGATAATATTTTAGCTAATTCAATATTTCATACATAAGGATAAGAGTTAAAATTTCTATTAGTATAATGTAATTTACAAAAATCATAATCAATTTATCGAATTCCCCTACCATTTGCATATGAATTCAGTGTTGccaaaatcatatttttacGTCGAACTTTTAATCATactctttaaaataaattcgtATATTATGCACATATATAATATTTTGTATTATACTTGTTCCGCAAGTGACTAACTATGTACAAATTACAAATTACTATGTTCGTTGCCTCCAAAGTAAATCCAAGCCAAGCCACTTtctatttggaatcttttaggTCGATAGGATCTCGACTTCGATCATTGTCCCTTGTGAAATTTTTGATGGGGAGTAATTTGGCTGTTAAATCAATTCCTTTCACACGTTTCTCATCATAAAACGTGTGAAGCTTCGCACGACAAGTGGGATCCCACTTTAAGTCGCACTCCATCACAAAAAGGGATTGAAGAATAGAGACGCTGAAccataagtttttttttcttttctttttttccggACAACAATTGTTTTACttaaagtaaaaaaagaaagctAAGAAAATGACAGAGAATTCACGAGGCGATTATGATACAATTTCCAAGTTTCTACGTTTAATGGTCGGCCATGTTAAGTCTAGGCCTTAAAGAACAAATTTAAAGATaaaatgaacatgcaaacattatATCAGTAAATACATTAATAGTGGTGTTAACACATGGTAATGTGTTAATGTCTACATCTATTATATTTTATCCATGTATTGTACGACATAACTGCTACTTGAAACTAACACCCGAATCGagcaatatttattttttatctaaAAATGTGAGATTGAttgaatttatatttattttttgtcattAAAAAAAGTAAGATTTGACCTTtttatgcataaaaaatgataaTATACGAGTTACGTGGTGATTTCAAGTTAAAAAAATGATCAGAAACTTAAGGGAATCAAATTTGCTAATTTGAATTTATAAAAAAcgtaaatttaatattttaaaagtaaagGACAAAAAAATTCGTTAGACGAAATATGAGGACGGTgtaaactattttattttaaatcaaTTCCTTTCACAATTTTCTCATCATGAACCATGAGCGATGAATCCTGCATCCTCGCACAACGATTGGGACCCACTTTAAGTCGTACTCCACCATCACATTCAAGGATTGGAGAATAGAGACGCTGAACCATAAGTTTGTGTCCCTCCCATTTTCGACGAAAATTGTTtaactaaaaggaaaaaaagcaaaaaagaagaaaatgacgGATGATTCACGAGGCAATTGTGATATCATTTCCAGGTTCTCCATTTAAAGGTCGGTCGTGTTGGGACTAGGTTGTCGATTGAACTAATACAACAGATGTAGGCCTTAAATAACAAATTTAAAcattaaacattaaaaatttatttacttacatTATCGATATATTTTTGAAGGTAGGTAGATATGTAAATACCTCGGTTTTTATCCAAAATCAACTCGAATCCAGAatgttttttgtgatttttggccTAACCTCTGAAACAAGGCAAAAACTTTTCTGATTTactttcttcctcttttctccCAAAATTTTCTGCCCCAAGTTCTTGTTTATTACCTTTTTTTGGTTGTCTCCTTTCTCATGTGATTTTAAGAATGAATTTCAACTTCGAATGGCTTAGCTCTTTTTCCCCCTTATATAAACCTGATTCGTAAGGCAAAGTTGGTTGATGTTATAAAGACAGAaaaagagggggaaaaaaaagggggtAGTCGGATCGTTGTATATTGAGTACATGAACACTATTCAGTTGGGATGTTTGCCATCAAGAATAAGAATGGAAGGCACAAAAGGGATACCAAAAGCCTTGAGAGAAGAGCTTCTTGATTCAATCAGCGTCGTGATGGATCGGGATGGCTGGTAGAGAGGCAGGGAAACATTTTGATTTCTAAGTATTAAATTCGCATTGACGATGCGATATTCTGGACCACTCGTTCTACGAATGGGATGTGATTATCGGCCGAGTCTACCCAAGTATTTGTCGTGAAACAAAAGCCTGCCGGTGGCTTGGGTGATGAAACCGATTTATCAAAAGTAGTTTTATAGTTGGTTCAATGGCTGCTCACCCTTAATCCAACAACTTAAATTCGTTTGTCGACATTTTTCCAATATATCATACCAACAAAAATTTCGTAATACCAAATGTAAACTATAGTCTAGTGATTTTGGTGAGGTTGGAGCGGTGGCAAAAACCATTACTCTCCTAGTTAGTTTTTGTTAGAATAATTAAACTAAACTATTTAGAAGTTTAATAGCTTTAGAATTGAATTTGTTGTCTAGTAATTTCGATTGGATTGTCTTAGGTGTGCAAAACCAGACATAAGGATTCATTTATTTCAATAAAATTTAGTTTTGCTACAGAGATGCTTATTCTCGATCCTCTCTTCCTTGTTCAAGCCTGGAATATTTAACAGCTTTGGGTTCGATTCCTGTTGCCTTCTTGCTTATTGATTTAGAGATTTTTGAGATGTCTTCCACCGCGTGTTGTTGTTTTCTGCTGCATACTTTTTTGTGCTAACAATTTTCTCTGACAAAATGTAAAAAGTTGCAATTATTGGTTGCTTCCCGGGATGAATTTAATTTCCAGGGACCACCTGCTTTCGacaaaaataaattattgaGCCCTATCTGATGGTACCACATATTTTTTCTCGATTTTAAGATCGAGTGGTGCAAAATTCACTTGTCCAATGATCCCACGTACCTCTTCAGTTATTTTAATGTTTCTAAGCTTCTCAGAAGATTCCCAGTGTTCCAACTCAAAAACATTTTGCCTATCAAGTTTTTCACTTTTTAAGTTCCAAAGTTCCACTCCTCTGCTGCAACCTGCACTAATGGACCCTTTCAGGAGAAGATTAAATTCAAGGAAAGCAATCTTCCCTCAAGTCCTTCCTTACTTTATtctcattttcatcattttggtTTTAGCCATCATCAAAGATGGATTACACAACGAAAAATTCAATTCCCATTTATCCAAATTGGAGAATCAGTCTTCATCTGGTTCTAGCCACCTGACCAAAGCAGTTCATTACTACAACACAGTTTTCCAGCGTTTGATGGATGAAGGTTTCTTGTTACCAAGCTCTAAAGCTTTATGCATTGAAAGTATAAGTGGTCATGATGTAATGGCTCTAAGGAACATTGGAGTCATTGATGCATTTGGGATTTCTGAGGCAGCACTCAGAGCCTCAGAACATGGCTTAAACCATGATCCCTTTCATAACAATACCTTTGATTTCGAGTTTTTTGGCCATAGCAGTTGGTTTGATTGGTCGGTCCATCCTTCAGAAACAATTGCTCAGATTTGCAGGACACTGAAAGCAGGAGGATATTTGGTTGTTCACATTGCTGTTAATGATGAGTATACTTACAACTCTTTCATTAACTTGTTTACCTGTTTCACGTTAAAGGCTTCGCGCGACATCAAATTCAAGGAGTTTGCACTCCCTTCTTTGCATGAATTTGTTCTGAAGAAAGCAAACAAGCATTCTAGCCCTAGCCAGTTGGAATCATCAGATAAGTGCAAGGTCCCAAAGTACAAAAGAGACCTGATCAACGATCTTGAGCCATTGGTGATGGAAGAGCCACAAGACTCTTGGTCTTGGGATGGTCTGGGGAAAAACGCAGACGGTATCCAGTACCTTTCTTCCATGGTTGATTTAAGATATAAGGAGAGGCACATCTATGTGGATCTTGGAGCCAGAAACTACGATTCAAGTATCGGGAGTTGGTTCGAAAAGCAATATCCAAAGCAGAACAAGACTTTTGAAGTCTATGCATTTGAGGCTGATAAGTCTTTTTATGGAGAGTACGAAGGAAAGAAAGGGGTGAAGCTGATGCCTTATGCTGCATGGGTGAGGAATGAGACCTTGTCGTTTGAAATCGACCGAGAACCCGATAATGTAGGGCTGCAATGGGCAGAGATGGGCAGGATTCAACCGAAGCAGTTATCAACTGAGGACAGGGAGAACATAGACAAGGTGTATAGGGTTGAGGCTTTGGATCTTGCTGATTGGCTGATAAGAACTTTTTCAAAGAGGGATTTTGTGGTAATGAAAATGGATATTGAGGGTTCCGAATTTGATTTGATGAATAGATTGGTAGAAAGTGGtgctttttgtttgattgatgaGTTGTTCTTGGAATGCCATTATGATCGTTGGATCAAATGCTGTTCCGGTGAGAAGACCAATAGGCACAAGAGGTCATATGCTCAATGCATGAATTTGTATGCCAAACTCAGAAAAGATGGATGCTTCGTGCACCAATGGTGGTAAACATGATTAGGCAACTCTCTGCTTAGGTATTTTTAGTTCCAAATCTCCCTCTTGCTTTTCCATCGGAAGGAAAAAAGCTTGTTTAGGATGTGTCAAATTTTATTTACCATAATAGTGGTGGTGATGTACCACGTTGTCTGCATGTCCACAAGTCATGTGGCATGATATTGAAGATGTACCAATTTACAACGTTCGTATAAATGTGGTGTGCCCCCCCCATATTTCCTATGGAGCTAGGTTTGGTCCCAGCCTTTGATTGGATTACATATTCTTCTCTTATAATTGGTTCACTCATTTacttacttatttatttatttttagcttTTTCTTTCCACACGGTCGTGTTATTTTTTTCTCGAGTTTTTATCAATTCAATACTCTTGAATTATTATACCTTGAGTCTCACTTTGGTCCTTAAAATTTTAGTTTGAAATGCTTTTACTCCTCGAAATTTTAAACTCATCCTACTTTAGTCCAATTTTTAGTAGGCTAGTTGCTACTCTTGATTACCTTACTGCTCAAATTAGAATATTAATTTCATTAACTGAGAGTGCCAGCAATTCCTTTTGGTTTTGTACATTTGGTTAACAACTGGACTAAAGTAGAAAGAATTTAAAACTTTAGGAGCAAAGTTTCCTAAATTTAGTTAGGAACTAAATTGAGAATTACAATATAATTCAAGAGAGCAAAGTgaaattaaactttttttttaacatagcTTGGACAGAAAATCTAATTAGGACCCATGAATGAAATTTTTTAtagatttttttgataaaaagtgaatttcaataacaaaatatctagaaattGTCTAGCACAATGTGATTTACATCATATAAATCTGCACTAATGGTAGAATAAACATACAGTAGAAATAACAAATATGCAATTTAATAAATAcaaagatttgaaaaattataaacaGATCTAAAAAATTATAAGAATTTTCAAAAAGCCTTCTAAGAAGATAAATCGCTGTGGCTCTCTTCTGTGCATATTATAATCGTTGGATCTGTTAATCAACTGTTTTAAACTCTAATAATGATGATGAGACCTGTCGAAATAGATCCAAGatctaaaaaattttcatatataaaactaaatttgaaataaattcagATCTAACAACAAAATGAGAAAAGACTACACAAAAATCTCACTAGAAATTCCTAGAGTAATAGAAAATTCTCACTAGGAATCTTTAGGAGAAACAAAAAACTCTTGCTAAAAAATTTTAGGAgagattttatttaaaaaacaaaataaaaaagaaatctaTGGGATTGAGACTAGGTGGTTTCCTTTCCAAACAGGAAGTATCTTTTGAGAGCAGAAAAAGAAGTAGGAAGAAGTTAGAGAAGAGGAAGGatagagagaaaaggagagcaATTGTAAATTTCTCATAGAAAAAGATACACCAATTAAGTTAAATCTTCCAAGTGCAAGCTTAATTAATTGGCTTCTGAATTTCATTACCTCAAATAGAATTGTGAAGACCCACTAAAATTCCATCACAACAGCATTCTTGGAAAATTGCTTTAAAGAACAAAACATTGTGTGGACCAGGAAGACTTTTTTACATCAAAAGATGGAAGATGGAAACTCTTGTCGTTTCTATAATTCGTACTTAATTTTGGAAGCTTATCTTCACTTGAATACAAAAATTTGGATGGGAAATAATTAGGCAATAGCAAAACTTCTTCACCCGAAAAACCGCAATGAATAAAATGATGACACTTGACTACTTTCTATATAAACAGAAAGCCTTTGAATAATTGACTTTGTAGCCGAAAAACCACGTCAACacattatttgtcaaaatttatttgcttatattatcaacatatttttcaatcactttttttttaatttcaaatacatcatatcaaaagtactatattatttttttcaaaaaattatcctaaataatctgctatccaaacacattaTATCCTTTTCCTCCTTGCAGTAGGGCTTTGTGCACCAACCAATGGGAGTAAATATGATCAGGCAACTCTTTGCTTATAAATTTGAAGTTTCAAATCATGCAAGGAAAATGATGTTTTGTTCGTTATTAAGTAGCATCTTCCTCTTGCTTTTCCCCCAAAGGAAAAAGCTTGTCTAGGATGTGTTAAActcattttgcaaaatatcgGTGATGTTGTCTGCATGCTTACTACTCATGTGGCTGTAGCTGATATGGAAGACGTTGTAGGTTGTCAACATAAACACAAATCAGTGTTTTAAAAGGCGAAAACATTGGATAGGGTGCTCTGCGTCCGCTCAGACGGGGCAAAAACCCCAGGGCGTGGGATGCAAACCccacaaatttttatttttaactatttaaaaaatataaaaatacaaaaattatatatatataaatatatatgtatgcatgtgtgtatataatattaaagataccaaaaaaatgattagataagataaagaaaaattataacCTTATGTTTGCATAAGAAAAGTAAAACTTGTTTGTGTACCTAAAGTAAAACCTGCTTGTATGATTAATGCCATACCATGAGTAGAAGTCCAACAAATCACTGTAAACTTTGATGATTATTTGTATAAAAGATTTGATATCATCTCGCAAATTAATGATCcaagttgcaaaaaaaaattttcaaggcACTAGCTAATGATATATTGTAAGTTTTGACAATCAAAGCGAGTGCTTTCCCCTATTTCTTTAGAATATCCTCAATGTGGGGCacaaagttttgaaattttacCTCCTTTGCATCATTAAATTCCAAACTAACATTCATGTTCGCCAACTTAAATTTGCAGGCTAACATAATTTGGTCCAAAATAAGCTCCAAATGTGACAAACACTACAGGCTCCTAACTCCCGTGCAGGGTTTTCCTCCTTAGTGTTAGTAATTAGGATTAGACCTTACATTTTCAATGACTTAGACCGACTCGTCATGTTCTGAAGAGGTTATGAAATGATTCATCCTTCGTAGATTTCAATGGAATCAGCACCTGTCTTGACTACAAAGCCACAAAAAAAATGTGAGACTTGCTTTCTATACTGTCGCAGTGGACAATGCTGAACATTGTTGTGAGAAAATGTCCCAAAAGTCTAAGTCTTTGGTCTTCTTTCTCATTTCCTATTAATGACCCTAAATTAGTTCAAATGAG
It includes:
- the LOC113704825 gene encoding uncharacterized protein; this encodes MDPFRRRLNSRKAIFPQVLPYFILIFIILVLAIIKDGLHNEKFNSHLSKLENQSSSGSSHLTKAVHYYNTVFQRLMDEGFLLPSSKALCIESISGHDVMALRNIGVIDAFGISEAALRASEHGLNHDPFHNNTFDFEFFGHSSWFDWSVHPSETIAQICRTLKAGGYLVVHIAVNDEYTYNSFINLFTCFTLKASRDIKFKEFALPSLHEFVLKKANKHSSPSQLESSDKCKVPKYKRDLINDLEPLVMEEPQDSWSWDGLGKNADGIQYLSSMVDLRYKERHIYVDLGARNYDSSIGSWFEKQYPKQNKTFEVYAFEADKSFYGEYEGKKGVKLMPYAAWVRNETLSFEIDREPDNVGLQWAEMGRIQPKQLSTEDRENIDKVYRVEALDLADWLIRTFSKRDFVVMKMDIEGSEFDLMNRLVESGAFCLIDELFLECHYDRWIKCCSGEKTNRHKRSYAQCMNLYAKLRKDGCFVHQWW